A genomic window from Balneola vulgaris DSM 17893 includes:
- the gyrA gene encoding DNA gyrase subunit A: MAREKIIPITIEDEMESSYIDYSMSVIVSRALPDVRDGLKPVHRRALYGMSELGMLHNRGYKKSARIVGEVLGKYHPHGDSAVYDTIVRMVQDFSLRYPLVDGQGNFGSIDGDSAAAMRYTEVRMDRIAEELLTDINKETVDFQSNFDDTLLEPTVMPGSLPNLLINGSSGIAVGMATNMAPHNLTEVIDGITAFIENQDIETKELMQHITAPDFPTAGIIYGYEGVKEAYETGRGKITLRARANTEELRGGREQIVITEIPYQVNKSTLIQKIAELVNNEKITEISEVRDESDREGMRVVIVLKRSANAGVVLNQLYKYTQMQTTFGVINLALVKGRPKIMGLKELIHHYVEHRVDVVIRRTIYDLDQAEARAHILEGLKIALDNLDEVIKTIRASKNPQIANVELRKKFALTDIQAKAILEMRLQKLTGLERDKIDTEYNEIVDKIARFREILGNREMQYMIIKDELQDIKERYGDERRTQVVYSAEDFNIEDMIADEDVVVTISNKGFIKRMPVSGYRRQRRGGKGMKGTTTRDEEYVEHLFVATNHNYILFFTEKGKCFWLKVYEIPEGGRLARGRAIINLIEIDKDDHIKAFVPVKTLDDEEYVKGHSIIMATEQGQIKKTSLEAYSRPRRDGIIAINIKDGDSLLGAELTDGDSNIILANQGGRAIRFHESDAREMGRNTSGVRGMTLGKDDKLVDMVVIKNTHEATVLAISENGFGKRSLVDDYREQSRGGKGVITLKITSKTGNLIALKEVTDNDDLMIITERGKVIRMSCSGIRTMGRNTQGVRIMRLDQDGAIAAVTRVVNEDEEEEL, encoded by the coding sequence ATGGCTAGAGAAAAAATTATACCTATTACTATAGAAGACGAAATGGAATCATCCTACATCGATTACTCGATGTCGGTTATTGTATCTCGTGCCCTTCCTGATGTTCGCGATGGCTTAAAACCTGTTCACCGCCGTGCATTATATGGAATGAGTGAACTAGGAATGCTCCACAATAGAGGCTACAAAAAGAGTGCTCGTATTGTGGGTGAGGTTCTTGGTAAGTATCACCCACATGGTGATTCTGCCGTTTATGATACCATTGTTCGTATGGTTCAGGACTTCTCCCTTCGTTATCCACTTGTGGATGGTCAGGGTAACTTCGGTTCTATTGATGGTGACTCTGCTGCAGCGATGCGTTATACAGAGGTTCGCATGGACCGTATTGCTGAAGAGCTTCTTACGGATATCAATAAAGAGACTGTTGACTTCCAATCTAACTTTGATGACACCTTACTAGAGCCAACAGTAATGCCAGGTAGCTTACCAAACTTGTTGATCAATGGATCTTCAGGTATTGCAGTAGGTATGGCTACAAACATGGCTCCACATAACCTTACTGAGGTTATTGATGGTATCACGGCTTTTATTGAAAATCAGGACATCGAAACGAAAGAATTGATGCAGCATATTACTGCACCTGATTTCCCAACTGCCGGTATCATCTATGGTTATGAAGGCGTTAAGGAAGCTTACGAAACAGGCCGTGGTAAAATCACATTACGTGCTCGTGCTAACACCGAAGAACTTCGTGGTGGGCGTGAGCAAATTGTAATTACAGAAATTCCTTATCAGGTTAACAAGAGTACTCTAATTCAGAAGATTGCTGAGCTTGTTAACAATGAAAAGATTACCGAAATCTCTGAAGTTAGAGATGAATCGGATCGTGAAGGTATGCGTGTGGTTATTGTACTTAAGCGTTCTGCGAATGCGGGCGTTGTGCTTAACCAGTTATACAAGTACACCCAGATGCAAACCACTTTCGGCGTAATCAATCTTGCCCTAGTGAAAGGTCGTCCGAAAATCATGGGTCTTAAAGAACTGATCCATCATTATGTTGAGCATCGTGTAGATGTTGTAATTCGACGTACCATTTACGATTTAGATCAAGCTGAAGCTCGTGCTCATATTTTAGAGGGTCTAAAAATTGCTCTCGATAACCTTGATGAAGTTATCAAAACAATCCGTGCATCTAAGAATCCACAGATTGCCAATGTTGAACTTCGTAAGAAATTCGCTCTAACCGATATTCAAGCTAAAGCCATCCTAGAGATGCGTTTACAGAAGCTTACCGGCTTAGAAAGAGATAAGATTGATACTGAGTACAATGAGATTGTAGACAAAATTGCTCGCTTCCGTGAGATCTTAGGAAACCGAGAAATGCAGTACATGATTATCAAAGACGAACTCCAGGATATCAAAGAACGCTACGGTGATGAGCGTCGTACTCAAGTAGTTTATTCTGCAGAGGACTTCAATATTGAAGACATGATTGCAGATGAAGACGTAGTTGTGACGATTTCAAATAAGGGCTTCATCAAACGTATGCCAGTAAGTGGCTATCGTCGTCAACGTCGTGGTGGAAAAGGCATGAAAGGCACCACTACTCGTGATGAGGAATATGTAGAGCATTTATTCGTAGCCACCAACCATAACTACATCCTATTCTTTACAGAGAAAGGAAAATGTTTCTGGCTCAAGGTTTATGAAATTCCAGAAGGCGGACGTTTAGCTCGTGGTCGTGCAATCATTAACCTTATTGAGATTGATAAAGACGATCACATCAAAGCCTTTGTACCTGTTAAAACCTTAGATGATGAAGAGTACGTAAAAGGCCACTCTATCATCATGGCTACGGAACAAGGTCAGATTAAAAAGACTTCTCTTGAAGCTTACAGTCGTCCAAGAAGAGATGGTATCATTGCTATCAACATTAAAGACGGTGACTCTCTATTGGGCGCTGAATTAACAGATGGTGACAGTAACATTATTTTAGCTAATCAAGGTGGACGTGCAATTCGCTTCCATGAATCTGATGCTCGTGAAATGGGTCGTAACACTTCGGGTGTTCGAGGTATGACACTAGGTAAAGATGATAAGCTAGTAGATATGGTTGTGATCAAGAATACTCATGAAGCAACCGTACTCGCCATATCTGAGAATGGCTTTGGTAAGCGTTCCCTAGTGGATGATTACAGAGAGCAATCTCGTGGCGGTAAAGGTGTAATTACACTTAAGATAACTAGCAAGACTGGTAACCTAATTGCACTTAAAGAAGTAACTGACAATGATGATCTTATGATTATCACTGAAAGAGGTAAAGTAATTAGAATGAGCTGCTCTGGTATTAGAACCATGGGACGTAACACTCAAGGTGTTCGCATCATGCGTCTAGATCAAGACGGAGCCATTGCGGCTGTAACGCGTGTAGTAAATGAAGATGAGGAAGAAGAACTTTAA
- a CDS encoding helix-turn-helix transcriptional regulator: MKSSERRLKLMLMLQEKGQKKTVDELAEYFDVSRRTIFRDLNALQDINVPITWDRYSGYGVMPGYKIPPLMFSSNELATIIVGLNFVKSQVDKTLVEDAKGVEVKINNVLPEELKGFMNSLKERTVVDPLLKYGGKKRTGGNWYILSSAISQKHRVQFVYRSKSGETKTRKIDPYLLVYYEDHWNVIGYSHLRGEFRNFILENVSEVEILDENYQEKKGFNVEGLIFRSNEFSQKIEVLVAISVLERFEANLAAKIFKKEAKNSEKIKVTFEIDNLDYINEWLLQFGTHVEVLAPKELKEKRQSLLREMLGK; encoded by the coding sequence GTGAAGAGTTCAGAAAGAAGGCTAAAGTTAATGTTGATGCTCCAAGAAAAGGGGCAGAAAAAGACCGTAGACGAATTGGCCGAGTACTTTGATGTAAGTCGAAGGACTATTTTTAGAGATCTAAATGCACTGCAAGATATAAATGTACCTATCACTTGGGATCGATATAGTGGTTACGGTGTGATGCCAGGATATAAGATTCCGCCTCTTATGTTTTCATCGAATGAGTTAGCTACCATTATTGTGGGTTTGAATTTTGTTAAATCTCAGGTGGATAAAACTCTGGTAGAAGACGCAAAAGGGGTGGAGGTGAAAATAAATAATGTGCTGCCTGAAGAATTAAAAGGCTTCATGAATTCTTTAAAAGAGCGGACCGTTGTAGATCCTTTATTGAAATACGGTGGGAAAAAAAGAACTGGAGGGAACTGGTATATTTTAAGCAGTGCCATTTCTCAAAAACATCGTGTTCAATTTGTGTACCGCTCGAAATCTGGAGAAACCAAAACAAGAAAAATTGACCCTTATCTTTTGGTCTATTATGAAGATCATTGGAATGTGATCGGTTATTCTCACTTAAGAGGAGAGTTTCGAAATTTTATCCTGGAAAATGTGAGCGAGGTCGAAATTCTAGACGAAAATTACCAAGAGAAAAAGGGATTCAACGTAGAAGGGTTAATTTTTAGGTCTAACGAATTTTCTCAGAAAATAGAGGTGTTGGTAGCCATAAGTGTTTTGGAGCGATTTGAAGCGAATTTAGCGGCTAAAATATTTAAGAAAGAGGCTAAAAATTCTGAAAAAATTAAAGTGACCTTCGAGATCGATAATTTGGATTACATCAACGAATGGCTGCTCCAATTCGGAACTCATGTGGAAGTGCTGGCTCCAAAAGAACTCAAAGAAAAAAGACAGAGCCTGTTGAGAGAAATGCTCGGCAAATAA